In the Streptomyces sp. BHT-5-2 genome, one interval contains:
- a CDS encoding GNAT family N-acetyltransferase yields the protein MRPTTRTAPAAGELAVSAGPLDLWHEVVDWTADEGWNPGEGDITRFHPTDPGGFFLGRRGDRTVSSLSLVNYSDAYAFLGYYLVAPDLRGQGLGLATWRAALPYAGARTVGLDGVPAQQDTYRRAGFTPAHDTLRYSGHPAPGAALSPDTRPVAADHLDAIAAYDRRCFPADRREFVTRWLTAPGHTSRVHLRDGEVVGYGVLRPARSGHRIGPLFADSRETAEALFDALTAHLDPDDEVTLDIPEPNTPAHTLATTRGLTPRSHTVRMYTGSVPAADAAHTFGVTSLELG from the coding sequence ATGCGACCGACCACCCGTACCGCTCCCGCCGCCGGCGAACTCGCCGTATCCGCCGGCCCGTTGGACCTCTGGCACGAGGTCGTCGACTGGACCGCAGACGAGGGCTGGAACCCCGGCGAGGGCGACATCACCCGCTTCCACCCCACCGACCCCGGCGGCTTCTTCCTCGGCCGCCGCGGCGACCGCACCGTCTCCTCCCTCTCCCTCGTCAACTACTCCGACGCCTACGCCTTCCTGGGCTACTACCTCGTCGCCCCCGACCTCCGCGGCCAGGGCCTCGGCCTCGCCACCTGGCGCGCCGCGCTCCCGTACGCCGGGGCCCGGACCGTCGGCCTGGACGGGGTCCCCGCCCAGCAGGACACCTATCGGCGCGCCGGCTTCACGCCCGCCCACGACACCCTCCGCTACAGCGGCCACCCCGCCCCCGGCGCCGCGCTCTCCCCGGACACCCGGCCGGTCGCCGCCGACCACCTGGACGCGATCGCCGCCTACGACCGCCGCTGCTTCCCCGCCGACCGGCGGGAGTTCGTCACCCGCTGGCTGACCGCACCCGGCCACACCTCCCGGGTCCACCTCCGGGACGGCGAGGTCGTCGGATACGGCGTGCTCCGCCCGGCCCGGTCCGGTCACCGCATCGGCCCGCTCTTCGCCGACTCCCGCGAGACCGCCGAGGCCCTCTTCGACGCCCTCACCGCCCACCTCGACCCCGACGACGAGGTCACCCTCGACATCCCCGAACCCAACACCCCCGCCCACACGTTGGCCACCACCCGCGGCCTGACCCCCCGTTCCCACACCGTCCGCATGTACACCGGCTCGGTCCCGGCGGCGGACGCCGCCCACACCTTCGGTGTCACCAGCCTCGAACTGGGCTGA
- a CDS encoding amino acid permease has protein sequence MGYPRKLTRRFRAFDNFAISFTIINIISGIFSSFGFGLNAGGPRILVFGWIGVSLMVLFVGAAMGEIASAYPTSGALYFSAGKLAKRHHGAWSWYTGWLNFVGQVGGTAATNFAAATFIQAFIAMQWPAYQPTAPQTVGITAAILLVQALANTYTVRLVALVNRISVWWLLVGMVVIVATLTLIPTHHQAPSFATHFVNNTGFTNAVYGGMLGLLVTSWTFTGFDGSFHMSEETVKATVNAPRGIMRAIGYSAITGLILMLALVYAIRDYAGAAKDDAPPVRILTDALGVHTAKFLLLIVIGAMLFCGLANMTSNTRQIFAFSRDGAMPGSRWWHSVSDRTRTPVKAVWFAAVCSLVLVVPGWWSHTAFTAVVSINVVGLFLSYGVPIFLRLRLADFQAGPWNLGRYGKPVAAIAVLWIAVSNVLFMLPQQSPVTPATFNYAPIALAVVLVIATVWWFATARRRFQGPVSYGSPDEVAAMDLI, from the coding sequence ATGGGTTATCCGCGGAAACTCACCCGTAGATTCCGCGCCTTTGACAACTTCGCCATTTCCTTCACCATCATCAACATCATCTCCGGCATCTTCTCCTCCTTCGGCTTCGGCCTGAACGCCGGCGGACCCCGCATCCTGGTATTCGGCTGGATCGGGGTCTCCCTCATGGTGCTGTTCGTCGGGGCCGCCATGGGCGAGATCGCCTCCGCCTACCCCACCAGCGGCGCGCTCTACTTCTCCGCGGGCAAGCTCGCCAAGCGCCACCACGGCGCCTGGTCCTGGTACACCGGCTGGCTCAACTTCGTCGGACAGGTCGGTGGCACCGCGGCCACCAACTTCGCCGCCGCCACCTTCATCCAGGCGTTCATCGCCATGCAATGGCCCGCCTATCAGCCCACCGCCCCGCAGACCGTCGGCATCACCGCGGCGATTTTGCTGGTGCAAGCCCTCGCGAACACCTACACCGTCCGACTTGTCGCGCTGGTCAACCGGATTTCCGTGTGGTGGCTGCTGGTCGGCATGGTGGTCATCGTCGCCACCCTCACCCTGATTCCGACGCACCATCAAGCGCCGTCCTTCGCCACCCACTTCGTCAACAACACCGGCTTCACCAACGCCGTTTACGGCGGAATGCTCGGTCTGCTCGTCACCAGCTGGACCTTCACCGGTTTCGACGGCAGTTTCCACATGTCCGAGGAAACGGTGAAGGCGACGGTCAATGCCCCGCGCGGCATCATGCGGGCCATCGGATACTCCGCGATCACCGGGCTGATCCTCATGCTCGCCCTGGTGTACGCCATCCGCGACTACGCCGGCGCCGCGAAGGACGACGCCCCGCCGGTGCGGATTCTGACCGACGCGCTCGGCGTGCACACCGCGAAGTTCCTGCTGCTGATCGTCATCGGCGCGATGCTCTTCTGCGGGCTCGCCAACATGACCAGCAACACCCGGCAGATCTTCGCCTTCTCCCGCGACGGCGCGATGCCCGGCTCCCGTTGGTGGCACTCGGTCTCCGACCGCACCCGCACCCCCGTCAAGGCCGTCTGGTTCGCCGCCGTCTGCTCGCTGGTCCTCGTCGTCCCCGGCTGGTGGTCGCACACCGCCTTCACCGCCGTCGTCAGCATCAACGTCGTGGGCCTCTTCCTCTCCTACGGCGTGCCCATCTTCCTCCGCCTGCGACTTGCCGACTTCCAGGCCGGCCCCTGGAACCTCGGCCGCTACGGCAAGCCCGTCGCCGCGATCGCCGTGCTGTGGATCGCCGTCAGCAACGTCCTGTTCATGCTGCCGCAGCAGTCCCCGGTCACCCCGGCGACCTTCAACTACGCGCCGATCGCACTGGCGGTGGTCCTGGTGATCGCGACCGTCTGGTGGTTCGCCACCGCCCGCCGCCGCTTCCAGGGGCCGGTCAGCTACGGCAGCCCCGACGAGGTCGCCGCGATGGACCTGATCTGA
- a CDS encoding MFS transporter: MDAHLAGRPPRTFPFPGNSPTGQGRWLPLAAACLGTFLLLVYATIVTVALPRMAGALHADFGALQWITDVYTLALAGLLLGMGSLGDALGRKRLYVLGLAAFTAATLACALAGNVRLLIAARAVQGIAGAAMFATLVPLIGLAYTGRDRARAFAVWGAVAGAAAGVGNVAGGMLTQLLSWPWIFYGALPVCAVALWLATRMPADRARSTARIDWPGIATFSLAATGITFGFIRGGEAGWGDGPTLLGLGSGVALLLAFAVVERAARRPMVPLGLFRTPAFNGLLLASGAYYLGAFAFLPVLSLWLQNGAGLDSFGTALVITVQPLAFFATSALAGGALHRMPARWSVGGGTLLVALGDLLFLLVRTGASWQELVPGLIVTGVGAGLVSPVLPALAMAFAEPAHSGVAGAAANSARQLGLALGVALLGTVFHGSVPGTGAGAAPAAYAAGLTAVFLVAGAVAALGGLVAWLVCGKE; this comes from the coding sequence ATGGACGCACACCTGGCCGGCCGGCCACCCCGTACCTTTCCCTTTCCCGGCAACTCCCCGACGGGGCAGGGGAGATGGCTGCCGCTGGCGGCCGCCTGCCTGGGCACCTTCCTGCTGCTCGTCTACGCGACGATCGTGACGGTGGCGCTGCCCCGTATGGCCGGCGCACTGCACGCCGACTTCGGGGCGCTGCAGTGGATCACCGACGTCTACACCCTGGCCCTGGCCGGCCTGCTCCTGGGCATGGGCTCCCTCGGCGACGCCCTGGGCCGCAAGCGCCTCTACGTCCTGGGCCTCGCCGCCTTCACGGCCGCCACCCTCGCCTGCGCGCTGGCCGGAAACGTCCGCCTGCTGATCGCGGCCCGCGCGGTGCAGGGCATCGCGGGCGCGGCGATGTTCGCCACCCTCGTCCCGCTGATCGGCCTGGCCTACACCGGCCGCGACCGGGCCCGTGCCTTCGCCGTCTGGGGCGCGGTGGCCGGCGCGGCCGCCGGTGTCGGCAACGTCGCCGGCGGCATGCTCACCCAACTGCTGTCCTGGCCATGGATCTTCTACGGCGCGTTGCCGGTCTGCGCCGTGGCGCTGTGGCTGGCCACCAGGATGCCGGCCGACCGCGCCCGGAGCACGGCCCGGATCGACTGGCCGGGAATCGCCACCTTCAGCCTCGCCGCGACCGGCATCACCTTCGGCTTCATCCGCGGCGGCGAGGCCGGCTGGGGCGATGGCCCGACCCTGTTGGGCCTCGGAAGCGGTGTGGCGCTGCTGCTCGCCTTCGCCGTCGTGGAGCGCGCCGCCCGCCGCCCGATGGTGCCGCTCGGGCTGTTCCGCACCCCCGCCTTCAACGGACTCCTGCTCGCCTCCGGGGCCTACTACCTCGGCGCGTTCGCGTTCCTGCCGGTGCTCTCCCTGTGGCTCCAAAACGGCGCCGGGCTCGACTCGTTCGGCACCGCCCTCGTCATCACCGTCCAGCCGCTGGCCTTCTTCGCCACCTCCGCGCTGGCCGGCGGCGCGCTGCACCGGATGCCCGCCCGGTGGAGCGTCGGCGGCGGCACCCTCCTGGTGGCCCTCGGTGATCTGCTGTTCCTCCTGGTCCGAACCGGGGCGTCCTGGCAGGAGTTGGTACCGGGCCTGATCGTCACCGGCGTCGGTGCGGGCCTGGTCTCACCGGTCCTGCCGGCACTGGCCATGGCCTTCGCGGAACCGGCCCACAGCGGCGTCGCCGGCGCCGCGGCGAACAGTGCTCGCCAGCTCGGACTGGCGCTGGGCGTCGCCCTGTTGGGCACCGTCTTCCACGGCTCCGTTCCGGGCACCGGAGCGGGCGCCGCGCCGGCGGCGTACGCGGCCGGATTGACCGCGGTGTTCCTCGTCGCGGGCGCGGTCGCCGCCCTCGGCGGACTGGTGGCATGGCTGGTGTGCGGGAAGGAGTGA
- a CDS encoding CGNR zinc finger domain-containing protein has translation MQLNPYGADPVRYVVDLTNSPPTSAKELAERSVAAGMVLDHPVTDDDLTEVLAYLDRFAEVVDAPTDARRAELLNSLLAEAAAHPRLTDHADGGWHIHYREDGQHLAGVLRAVAGVGTALHLTGLGMHRLGRCALAECPRAFADFSRAGRQRYCSPTCANRDAVRRHRARREKRKTP, from the coding sequence ATGCAGCTGAACCCTTACGGGGCGGACCCGGTCCGTTATGTGGTCGACCTCACCAACTCCCCGCCCACCAGCGCGAAGGAGCTGGCCGAGCGGTCCGTGGCGGCCGGCATGGTCCTGGACCACCCGGTGACCGACGACGACCTGACCGAGGTGCTGGCCTACCTGGACCGCTTCGCCGAGGTCGTCGACGCCCCCACCGACGCCCGCCGGGCGGAACTGCTCAACTCCCTGCTCGCGGAGGCCGCCGCCCATCCACGGCTCACCGACCACGCCGACGGCGGCTGGCACATCCACTACCGCGAGGACGGCCAGCACCTCGCCGGGGTGCTGCGGGCGGTGGCCGGTGTCGGCACCGCACTGCATCTGACCGGGCTGGGGATGCACCGGCTGGGACGCTGCGCGCTGGCCGAATGCCCCCGCGCCTTCGCGGACTTCAGCCGTGCGGGCCGGCAGCGGTACTGCTCCCCCACCTGTGCCAACCGCGACGCGGTCCGGCGGCACCGCGCCCGGCGCGAGAAGCGGAAGACCCCATAA
- a CDS encoding winged helix-turn-helix domain-containing protein yields the protein MAVDRLPDGKWQLTLHDLEPVSVHRLTSDKLHIILAPSCAEAPATVGAPPRAPDPIQIDTAARTVAIDGRQIDIPRLEFDLLAHLVLHPRRAFTRQQLMAAVWPDCRSSDRTVDVHIARLRRRLGPGRRKLITTVFGIGYKYLPIP from the coding sequence TTGGCGGTCGACCGGCTCCCCGACGGCAAGTGGCAACTCACGCTGCACGATTTGGAACCGGTATCGGTTCACCGACTGACCTCGGACAAGCTGCACATCATCCTCGCCCCGTCGTGCGCGGAAGCGCCCGCGACCGTCGGTGCGCCGCCGCGCGCGCCGGACCCGATCCAGATCGACACCGCGGCCCGCACCGTCGCCATCGACGGCCGGCAGATCGACATCCCCCGGCTGGAGTTCGACCTGCTGGCCCATCTCGTGCTGCATCCGCGGCGGGCGTTCACCCGGCAGCAGCTGATGGCCGCGGTCTGGCCCGACTGCCGCTCCAGCGACCGCACCGTCGATGTGCACATCGCCCGGCTGCGCCGGCGGCTGGGCCCGGGCCGGCGGAAGCTGATCACCACCGTCTTCGGCATCGGGTACAAGTACCTGCCCATCCCGTGA
- a CDS encoding hydrogenase maturation protein has protein sequence MRILLLADAFNSLTQRAYAELADRGHRLGVELVTRGTPLAALVPRHAPDLIVAPMLTTAVPREVWSTRPCLIVHPGPLGDRGPSSVDWAVHLGAERWGVTVLQADEEMDAGDIWATAECPVPAVGKSDLYRNEIADAAIEALLTAVDRFAAGSHRPEPQHVLPAARLLGRPRPPLRQDDRRIDWATDPTETVLRTLRAADSRPGVRDELLGGTWFLHGGHPEDTLTGRPGELLATRHGALCRATADGAVWIPELRPARTPGGPATVRLPATLALGDRLPPLPEIPAPLEAADGAPRTWTDIRYHEDGPAGFLRFSFPGGAMSTDHCRRLLAAYRHACTRPTSVLVLGGQRDFFSNGIHLNVIEAAADPAAESLANINAIDDLVHAVLTTTDRLVVAALGGNAAAGGAMLALAADEVWCRHAAVLNPHYRLMGLYGSEYWTYSLPRRVGPQTAARLMDRALPLTAAHGQRLGLVDRIIDCTAQDFGDRTRTLARRLAASPGVPSRIAAKKDRREGDEARRPLAAYRADELARMQRTFADPGAPYHALRRAFVRKERLPGTPEHLNTAAPAAGCAPRRHG, from the coding sequence GTGCGCATCCTGCTCCTCGCCGACGCCTTCAACAGCCTGACGCAGCGCGCCTACGCCGAACTCGCCGACCGCGGACACCGCCTCGGCGTCGAACTGGTCACCCGCGGGACGCCACTGGCCGCCCTGGTGCCCCGGCACGCCCCCGACCTGATCGTCGCGCCGATGCTCACCACCGCCGTCCCGCGCGAGGTCTGGTCGACCCGGCCCTGCCTGATCGTCCACCCCGGCCCGCTCGGCGACCGCGGCCCGTCCTCGGTCGACTGGGCCGTCCACCTGGGCGCGGAGCGCTGGGGCGTCACCGTCCTCCAGGCCGACGAGGAGATGGACGCCGGCGACATCTGGGCGACGGCCGAGTGCCCCGTCCCGGCCGTCGGCAAGAGCGACCTGTACCGCAACGAGATCGCCGACGCGGCCATCGAGGCACTGCTGACCGCCGTCGACCGCTTCGCCGCCGGCAGCCACCGCCCGGAACCGCAGCACGTACTGCCCGCAGCCCGGCTCCTCGGCCGCCCCCGGCCACCGCTCCGCCAGGACGACCGCCGCATCGACTGGGCGACGGACCCCACCGAGACCGTCCTGCGCACCCTGAGGGCCGCCGACTCCCGCCCCGGTGTACGGGACGAACTCCTCGGCGGGACCTGGTTCCTGCACGGCGGCCACCCCGAGGACACCCTCACCGGCCGCCCCGGCGAACTGCTCGCCACCCGCCACGGCGCGCTCTGCCGGGCCACCGCCGACGGCGCCGTCTGGATCCCCGAACTCCGCCCGGCCCGCACCCCCGGCGGGCCCGCCACCGTCAGACTGCCCGCCACCCTCGCCCTGGGCGACCGGCTCCCGCCGCTGCCCGAGATCCCCGCCCCCCTGGAAGCCGCCGACGGCGCCCCGCGCACCTGGACCGACATCCGCTACCACGAGGACGGACCGGCCGGATTCCTCCGCTTCTCGTTCCCCGGCGGGGCGATGAGCACCGACCACTGCCGCCGGCTGCTGGCCGCCTACCGCCACGCCTGCACCCGGCCCACCTCCGTGCTGGTGCTCGGCGGACAGCGGGACTTCTTCTCCAACGGCATCCACCTCAACGTCATCGAGGCCGCCGCCGACCCCGCGGCCGAGTCCTTGGCCAACATCAACGCCATCGACGACCTGGTGCACGCCGTGCTGACCACCACCGACCGACTGGTGGTCGCCGCCCTCGGCGGCAACGCGGCGGCCGGCGGCGCGATGCTGGCGCTCGCCGCCGACGAGGTCTGGTGCCGGCACGCCGCCGTCCTCAACCCGCACTACCGGCTGATGGGGCTCTACGGCTCGGAATACTGGACGTACTCCCTGCCCCGCCGGGTCGGTCCGCAGACCGCCGCCCGGCTGATGGACCGCGCCCTGCCGCTCACCGCGGCGCACGGGCAGCGGCTCGGCCTGGTCGACCGGATCATCGACTGCACCGCACAGGACTTCGGCGACCGCACCCGGACCCTCGCCCGCCGGCTCGCCGCCTCACCCGGCGTCCCCTCGCGGATCGCCGCCAAGAAGGACCGCCGGGAGGGCGACGAGGCACGGCGCCCGCTCGCCGCCTACCGGGCGGACGAACTGGCCCGAATGCAGCGCACGTTCGCCGACCCGGGCGCCCCCTACCACGCCCTGCGCCGTGCCTTCGTCCGCAAGGAGCGCCTGCCCGGCACCCCGGAGCATCTCAACACCGCTGCCCCGGCGGCCGGTTGCGCACCCCGCAGGCACGGCTGA